The genomic region CTTTAGCAGGGCCGATGCCGAAATCTACGGGGCCAATGCTCGCGATCTCGAACGGCCCGCACAATAGGCGGTGACGTGATGAATGGTGAGTCTGGTTCTTCAACCGCTCCCCGTGTTGTCTCGATCCATCTTGCCGGAGGAGCAGGCGCCCCGATGGAGTCCGTCCGCGAGGTTCGGGCAGTCACCGGCCGCGGTCTCGAGGGCGATCGGTACTTCGCGGGATCGGGCACCTACTCGGATGTCGAGGGCGAAGGCCGGGAGGTGACGCTGATCGAGGTCGAGGCGTTGGACGCGCTCCGTCGCGAGTACGGCGTGGATCTCAAACCATCGGAGAGCCGCCGCAACATCGCGACGGAGGGCATCGTGCTCGAATCGCTGATTGGGCACGACTTTCGCATTGGCAGCGTCCGCATGCGTGGCATTCGCTCCTGTGAGCCATGCGCGCACCTCGTCAGCCTGACAGGGAAACCGGTGCTCCGCGGCTTGGTCCACAAGGGTGGTCTCCGCGCGGAGATTGTGTCCGACGGTGTGATCTCGGTCGGGGATCCGATCCTCGTCTCCTAACGCCCCCCATCCCACCCCTCCCCCCAAGGGGGGAGGGGGCCCACTGGCCGTTACTTACGCGGCGACGGGCTCGGTCGCGGGGCGCTCCGCTGTGAAGCTGAGCGCCCCGTCCTGAACGTCGACCCGAACCGTGTCGCCCTCCCGGAACTCACCGCGGAGCATGCGCTGGGCGAGCGGGTCCAGCAGCATCCGCTGAATCGTGCGTCGGAGCGGGCGCGCGCCGTACACCGGGTCGAACCCTCCCTCGGCCAGCAGGTCCTTCGCGGCATCCGAAACGTCCAGCTCGATCTTGTGCTCGGCGAGCCGCGCGCGCACGTTGCGAAGCTGGATGTCCACAATGCTGCGCAGATGAGCCCGCCCCAGAGCATGAAACACCACGATCTCGTCGATGCGGTTGAGGAACTCCGGTCGGAAGTTCAGACGCACCGCCTCCAGCGCCCGGTTGCGCACCGTCTCGAAGTCCGCCTCTGACGCTTCCGCGATGAGATGGCTGCCCACGTTGCTCGTCATGATGACGACGGTGTTCTTGAAGTCCACGGTTCGCCCCTGGGCATCGGTCAGGCGGCCGTCGTCCATGATCTGCAGCAGCACGTTGAGCACGTCGGGGTGGGCCTTTTCGACCTCGTCGAACAGCACGACGCTGTAGGGGCGCCGCCGCACCGCTTCCGTCAATTGGCCCGCTTCCTCGTATCCGACGTAGCCGGGGGGCGCGCCCATCAGACGCGATACCGTGTGCTTCTCCTGGTATTCGGACATGTCGATCCGGATCATCGCCTGTTCGTCATCGAAGAGCAGCTCGGCCAGGGCGCGTGCCGTTTCCGTCTTCCCCACGCCCGTTGGCCCCAGGAACAGAAACGTGCCCATCGGCCGATTCGGATCCTGGAGGCCGGCTCGGGCGCGCCGGATTGCGTTGGAGACGGCGACGACTGCCTCGTCCTGCCCGACCACGCGGTCGTGCAGCCGCTGTTCCATCTGGAGAAGCTTCTGGATCTCACCTTCCATCAGGCGCGTGACCGGAATGTGCGTCCAGCGGCTCACCACGTCGGCGATGTCCTCTTCCGAGACCTCCTCGTTGAGCAGGCTGCCGTCGCGGTGACTTTCGGCGACCGAGCGCTCGCGCT from Chloroflexota bacterium harbors:
- a CDS encoding MOSC domain-containing protein encodes the protein MESVREVRAVTGRGLEGDRYFAGSGTYSDVEGEGREVTLIEVEALDALRREYGVDLKPSESRRNIATEGIVLESLIGHDFRIGSVRMRGIRSCEPCAHLVSLTGKPVLRGLVHKGGLRAEIVSDGVISVGDPILVS